In Gossypium raimondii isolate GPD5lz chromosome 12, ASM2569854v1, whole genome shotgun sequence, a single window of DNA contains:
- the LOC105762733 gene encoding polyadenylate-binding protein 2 gives MEGDDVVMAAPESTEADLDDMKRRLKEMEDEAAALRDMQAKVEKEMGSVQDPAAAATSQANREEVDSRSIFVGNVDYSCTPEEVQQHFQSCGTVNRVTIRTDKYGQPKGYAYVEFLEAEAVQEALLLNESELHGRQLKVTAKRTNIPGMKQYRPRRSNPFMQPRDPFMAPYFFSPYGYGKVPRLRMATRYSPYY, from the exons ATGGAAGGAGACGATGTAGTCATGGCAGCGCCGGAATCCACTGAAGCt GACCTCGATGACATGAAAAGAAGGTTGAAAGAGATGGAGGATGAAGCCGCTGCTCTTCGTGACATGCAAGCTAAGGTCGAGAAGGAGATGGGTTCCGTACAAG ATCCTGCTGCTGCTGCTACATCTCAGGCTAATCGAGAGGAAGTAGATTCCCGATCAATCTTTGTTGGCAAT GTGGATTATTCATGTACACCCGAGGAAGTTCAACAGCATTTTCAGTCTTGTGGGACTGTAAATAGGGTTACTATCCGTACTGATAAATATGGCCAGCCAAAGGGTTATGCTTACGTGGAGTTCCTTGAAGCTGAGGCTGTTCAAGAGGCTCTTCTTTTAAATGAATCTGAACTGCATGGCAGGCAGTTGAAg GTTACTGCTAAGCGGACCAATATACCTGGGATGAAACAATATCGGCCACGCCGGTCCAACCCTTTTATGCAACCCAGGGACCCATTTATGGCTCCATATTTCTTTTCTCCTTATGGATATGG GAAGGTTCCAAGGTTGAGAATGGCAACACGATATAGCCCCTATTATTAG